The proteins below come from a single Xyrauchen texanus isolate HMW12.3.18 chromosome 1, RBS_HiC_50CHRs, whole genome shotgun sequence genomic window:
- the LOC127645553 gene encoding RWD domain-containing protein 4-like: MSANEDQEMELEALRSIYEGDDCFKELSPVSFQFRIGELHDSKSFLLEVSWPETYPESAPQISLDAFFNKNISVDTKRYILLKMGEQVDANLGTAMMYTLFEWAKENQETLMENHQPVTSAVTLVSNSDIMNNSTSVSKKKEKKEQLTKAQKRKLIGRTDNKGELPRGWNWVDVIKLSKTGGKEED, from the exons ATGTCGGCCAATGAAGATCAGGAG ATGGAGTTGGAGGCTCTGCGGTCTATCTATGAAGGAGATGACTGCTTTAAGGAGCTCAGCCCAGTGTCCTTTCAGTTCAGG ATAGGAGAACTTCATGATTCTAAATCATTCCTGCTAGAAGTGTCATGGCCAGAGACCTATCCCGAATCTGCTCCGCAAATATCATTAGATGCCTTTTTCAACAAAAACAT ATCAGTGGACACAAAGCGGTACATTCTCTTGAAAATGGGCGAACAGGTAGATGCCAACCTTGGCACGGCCATGATGTACACACTCTTTGAGTGGGCCAAAGAGAACCAGGAAACACTCATGGAAAACCACCAACCTGTGACATCTGCTGTG ACCCTGGTATCCAACAGTGATATCATGAATAATTCCACCTCTGTCAGtaagaagaaagagaagaaagaaCAACTCACCAAAGCACAGAAGCGGAAACTAATTGGAAGAACAG ATAATAAGGGAGAACTACCAAGAGGATGGAACTGGGTAGATGTTATTAAG TTGAGCAAGACGGGAGGAAAAGAGGAAGATTAG